Proteins co-encoded in one Kiritimatiellia bacterium genomic window:
- a CDS encoding oligosaccharide flippase family protein, with protein sequence MTRRGAGLVLQSSLRGRLQFLLKDSVLYGGATAVARLLSIFTVPILARLFSRTEFGVVDALAVLGTVFVPLMTMGQDSAVARFFYEQEDERERREVISQSLLFELALIAACTAGLYLFAGPLMQALFSSGDQAPAFRVVALSLPFQVLLNYGQNILKWTFNRWRFLFVSIGSVALTVALTLVFVVILRRGILGVFYAQLASRVIFAAVGLFFCRSWFVRPAHYRHLFPMFQFGWPYMLLGVSGCLMPMIDRYFIVNRLSLEAMGLYAAGAKLAMLIQLPIQGFQTAWGPFAFAIYKDAKASQTYDAVLLCYTAGLCLAGYLLVALARPLLLVLVSAKYLESQFLVLPMVLALIIDSLSWITGIGIDISKKTPMAVISYAAGVAGTVAAMALLVRPFGLMGAAYAMVIGRLILTVTKTFLAHRLYPLAFHYARPAGLILASFGMNLLTDRYLPFSWSPGPIAVRVLLAVVLALVACRWLAAGRAERQAAAARPA encoded by the coding sequence ATGACGCGGCGCGGTGCCGGCCTCGTCTTGCAGTCGTCCCTTCGCGGGCGCCTGCAGTTCCTGTTGAAGGACTCGGTCCTGTACGGCGGCGCGACGGCCGTGGCCCGGCTTCTCTCGATCTTCACGGTCCCCATCCTCGCGCGGCTTTTTTCCCGCACGGAATTCGGCGTCGTGGACGCCCTCGCCGTCCTGGGCACGGTGTTCGTCCCCCTGATGACGATGGGGCAGGACAGCGCCGTCGCCCGCTTCTTCTACGAGCAGGAGGATGAGCGCGAGCGGCGGGAGGTCATCTCGCAGTCCCTATTGTTCGAACTGGCCCTGATCGCGGCCTGCACGGCGGGCCTGTACCTGTTCGCCGGCCCGCTGATGCAGGCGCTGTTTTCCTCCGGGGATCAGGCCCCGGCGTTTCGCGTCGTCGCGCTGTCCCTCCCGTTCCAGGTGCTGCTCAACTACGGGCAGAACATCCTGAAGTGGACGTTCAACCGCTGGCGTTTTCTCTTCGTGTCGATCGGCTCGGTGGCGCTGACCGTGGCACTGACGCTCGTGTTCGTGGTGATCCTGCGGCGGGGGATCCTGGGCGTGTTTTACGCCCAGCTCGCCAGCCGGGTCATTTTCGCGGCGGTCGGCCTTTTCTTCTGCCGCTCTTGGTTCGTCCGGCCGGCCCACTATCGCCACCTCTTTCCCATGTTTCAGTTCGGCTGGCCCTACATGCTGCTGGGCGTGTCGGGCTGCCTCATGCCGATGATCGACCGCTATTTCATCGTCAACCGGTTGAGCCTGGAGGCCATGGGCCTGTACGCGGCGGGGGCGAAACTGGCCATGCTCATCCAGCTTCCCATCCAGGGATTCCAGACGGCCTGGGGCCCGTTCGCGTTCGCGATCTACAAGGACGCCAAGGCGTCGCAGACCTATGACGCCGTGCTGCTCTGCTACACGGCGGGCCTGTGCCTGGCCGGCTACCTGCTGGTGGCCCTGGCCCGCCCCCTGTTGCTGGTGCTGGTCTCCGCGAAGTATCTGGAATCGCAGTTCCTGGTGTTGCCGATGGTCCTTGCGCTGATCATCGACTCCCTGTCCTGGATCACGGGCATCGGCATCGACATTTCCAAGAAGACCCCGATGGCCGTGATCAGTTACGCGGCGGGCGTGGCGGGCACCGTGGCGGCCATGGCGCTGCTCGTCCGGCCCTTCGGCCTGATGGGCGCCGCGTACGCCATGGTGATCGGCCGCCTGATCCTGACCGTCACCAAGACCTTCCTGGCCCACCGGCTTTACCCCCTCGCGTTCCACTACGCCCGGCCGGCGGGGCTGATCCTCGCGTCGTTCGGCATGAATCTGCTGACCGATCGCTACCTGCCGTTCTCGTGGAGCCCGGGCCCCATCGCCGTGCGCGTGCTTTTGGCCGTCGTGCTGGCGCTCGTGGCCTGCCGGTGGCTGGCGGCCGGCCGCGCCGAGCGGCAGGCCGCCGCGGCGCGCCCGGCGTGA
- a CDS encoding NAD(P)-dependent oxidoreductase, with protein sequence MSGPEAIVVTGADGFIGTRLVADLRARGERPVVAVTLEAGFDLARPGWTERLPRERADTVVHLAQSFRYRDFPDGARDLFAVNVAAAAELLEWARLHGARRFLLASTGNVYAPAAGRVDEQYPCCPDSFYAATKYSAELLASRYASFFHVIRMRLFSVYGPGQRRMLVPDMMARLDEGREIVLAGGEGLRLTPLYVDDAVDRIRGLVALEDGAGDECFNLCGEDEATLAEIVSHLGRLMGRAPNVRAAEGAPARLLGDGARLRGRLGSRPFVPLAEGLARTVAARKAAD encoded by the coding sequence ATGAGCGGGCCGGAAGCCATCGTGGTCACCGGCGCCGACGGGTTCATCGGGACCCGCCTGGTGGCCGACCTGCGCGCGCGGGGGGAGCGGCCGGTGGTCGCGGTTACGCTGGAGGCCGGGTTCGACCTGGCCCGGCCCGGCTGGACGGAGCGGCTCCCGCGCGAACGGGCCGATACGGTCGTCCACCTGGCGCAATCCTTCCGATACCGGGACTTTCCCGACGGGGCGCGGGATCTCTTCGCCGTCAACGTCGCGGCGGCCGCCGAACTGCTGGAATGGGCGCGCCTTCATGGCGCGCGGCGTTTCCTGCTGGCCTCCACGGGCAACGTGTACGCCCCCGCCGCGGGGCGGGTCGACGAGCAGTATCCCTGCTGCCCGGATTCCTTCTATGCCGCCACGAAGTACAGCGCCGAACTGCTGGCGTCCCGCTACGCTTCCTTTTTCCATGTCATCCGGATGCGGCTGTTCTCGGTGTACGGCCCCGGCCAGCGGCGCATGCTGGTGCCGGACATGATGGCCCGCCTCGACGAGGGCCGGGAGATCGTTCTGGCCGGGGGCGAGGGCCTGCGCCTGACGCCGTTGTACGTGGACGATGCCGTGGACCGGATCCGGGGCCTGGTGGCCCTGGAGGACGGCGCGGGAGACGAATGCTTCAACCTGTGCGGGGAGGACGAGGCGACCCTGGCCGAGATCGTGTCCCACCTGGGCCGGCTGATGGGCCGGGCCCCGAACGTGCGGGCCGCCGAGGGCGCGCCGGCCCGTCTCCTGGGGGACGGGGCGCGGCTCCGCGGCCGGCTCGGTTCGCGGCCGTTCGTTCCCCTGGCGGAAGGCCTGGCCCGCACGGTGGCGGCCCGAAAGGCCGCGGACTGA
- a CDS encoding glycosyltransferase, whose protein sequence is MRARDQKPRVGLFLMAGDMTGGGGAERQFSDTYDAFQQRSGPLDVWLVTDRFTLGHLQAVGRPRSAARLLVLRSLGGVRGRPARSLRSLWRRPGAWLLEFAFKCARRIEHLLLIVQCFRAALRFDLIHIALLRRFHPPFLRALARLPAALRPRISLSIVDCRLAHSLMDPRGAEEDIACYMPLLRGLRPDGVLSWYELFKSVAERLKLFPGRTRIHASRYCFVDLSRCAAAERKDRLVIFAGRLTGVKQPLLFIEAVRLLLEQHGDLARGWTFAMYGRGDLEPAVRVRLEETGLRDRVALASSGNMPAVFAKSRLFVSTQDYENFTSLAMLEAMACGNAVVARDVGQTARFVEDGVNGFLARPDSAEGVARAIARYLSLPEQHDRMQAESRRLATEEHSVEHFLAETEAYWLKLLEPGAGEAAP, encoded by the coding sequence ATGCGGGCGCGGGACCAGAAGCCGCGCGTAGGCCTCTTTCTGATGGCCGGGGACATGACCGGCGGGGGCGGGGCCGAGCGGCAGTTCTCCGACACGTACGACGCGTTCCAGCAGAGATCGGGCCCGCTGGACGTCTGGCTGGTGACCGACCGGTTCACCCTGGGACACCTGCAGGCCGTCGGCCGCCCGCGCTCCGCGGCGCGGCTCCTGGTGCTGCGCTCCCTGGGCGGCGTCCGCGGCCGTCCGGCCCGGAGCCTGCGCTCGCTATGGCGCCGGCCGGGCGCGTGGCTCCTCGAATTCGCGTTCAAGTGCGCGCGCCGGATCGAGCACCTGCTGCTGATCGTCCAGTGCTTCCGGGCCGCGTTGCGCTTCGACCTGATTCATATCGCCCTGCTCCGCCGGTTTCACCCGCCGTTTCTCCGCGCCCTGGCCCGCCTGCCGGCCGCGCTCCGGCCCCGCATCAGCCTGTCGATCGTGGACTGCCGCCTGGCGCACAGCCTGATGGACCCGCGCGGCGCGGAGGAGGATATCGCGTGCTACATGCCGCTGCTGCGAGGGCTCCGGCCGGACGGGGTGCTGTCCTGGTACGAGCTGTTCAAGAGCGTGGCGGAGCGGTTGAAGCTGTTTCCGGGGCGCACGCGGATCCATGCGTCGCGCTATTGCTTCGTGGACCTGTCTCGCTGCGCGGCGGCGGAGCGGAAGGATCGGCTCGTGATCTTCGCGGGGCGCCTGACCGGGGTGAAGCAGCCCCTCCTGTTCATCGAGGCGGTGCGCCTTCTCCTGGAGCAGCACGGCGACCTGGCGCGAGGCTGGACGTTTGCGATGTACGGCCGGGGGGACCTGGAGCCCGCGGTGCGCGTGCGCCTGGAGGAAACCGGCCTCCGGGATCGCGTGGCGCTGGCCTCGTCCGGGAACATGCCCGCGGTCTTCGCGAAAAGCCGGCTGTTCGTCTCGACCCAGGATTACGAGAACTTCACATCGCTGGCCATGCTGGAGGCGATGGCCTGCGGCAACGCGGTCGTCGCTCGCGACGTCGGGCAGACCGCCCGCTTCGTGGAAGACGGCGTGAACGGGTTCCTGGCCCGGCCCGACTCGGCCGAGGGCGTGGCCCGGGCCATCGCCCGCTACCTGTCCCTGCCGGAACAGCATGACCGCATGCAGGCGGAAAGCCGCCGCCTGGCCACCGAGGAACACAGCGTGGAGCATTTCCTGGCCGAGACCGAAGCCTACTGGCTGAAACTCCTGGAGCCCGGCGCCGGGGAGGCCGCGCCATGA
- the asnB gene encoding asparagine synthase (glutamine-hydrolyzing): MCGIAGLLYFDPARVPGRDVLSRMTGTLAHRGPDDSGLHLDGPAGLGFRRLSIIDLSPAGHQPMSNEDGTLWLVCNGEIYNFTALREDLRRRGHVFKSGTDVETILHGYEEWGEAVLDRLDGMFAFALWDGPRRQMLLARDRFGIKPLHYAVLPHGLVFGSELKAVLACPDVPRRLDAGALWNYLSLAKVPAPETIYREIRKLPPGHALTARHGQVAVRRYYELPRERPVVRPVEEAAEEVLQRLEAAVRTHLVADVPVGCFLSGGVDSSVIATLAARHTGGRLQTFSVTFEDSPEVDESPYQKLMVERLGTEHHTVRARTDMAEWVPAMVKATDEPFAIASFMPLYHLSRLTRQHVKVVLSGDGADELFAGYNTRYIEDGYRRWLGRAERVLRGGGEDAIWRNRGRRQRAWRRADLARRAEFDRFLTSCSRFRDFEKRALLQPALLGAADAAWGAGLAAAYDAGLPTELDRKLRFEMMTLLPDEMLTKVDRATSAFSLEGRVPYLDRAVAEQAWTLHPSVHWSEGVGKRVLRKAAEKLLPPEILRRPKGGFSVPLSRWIREDRSFARPVLQAPLAAFDELVRPEAVRAMLAAHDSGQGDHGERLWLLCVLKSWLASDPFRAPGRPDGGGTGRLVAAGAVA; encoded by the coding sequence ATGTGCGGCATCGCCGGCCTTCTCTACTTTGATCCCGCCCGGGTCCCGGGCCGGGACGTGCTGTCGCGGATGACCGGCACGCTGGCCCACCGCGGGCCGGACGACTCCGGCCTGCACCTCGACGGGCCGGCGGGCCTCGGCTTCCGCCGGTTGAGCATCATCGACCTCTCTCCGGCGGGGCACCAGCCGATGTCCAACGAGGACGGCACCCTGTGGCTCGTGTGCAACGGGGAGATCTACAACTTCACGGCCCTGCGCGAGGACCTGCGCCGGCGCGGGCACGTGTTCAAGTCCGGCACGGACGTGGAGACGATCCTGCACGGCTACGAGGAGTGGGGCGAGGCGGTGCTGGACCGGCTGGACGGGATGTTCGCCTTCGCGCTCTGGGACGGGCCGCGCCGGCAGATGCTGCTCGCCCGGGACCGGTTCGGCATCAAGCCGCTGCACTATGCCGTGCTCCCGCACGGCCTGGTCTTCGGATCGGAACTCAAGGCCGTGCTGGCCTGCCCGGACGTGCCCCGCCGGCTGGACGCCGGGGCCCTGTGGAACTACCTGTCGCTGGCCAAGGTGCCCGCGCCGGAAACGATCTACCGGGAGATCCGCAAGCTGCCGCCGGGGCATGCGCTGACGGCGCGCCACGGGCAGGTCGCCGTGCGCCGCTACTACGAGCTGCCGCGCGAACGGCCGGTCGTGCGGCCGGTGGAAGAGGCGGCGGAGGAGGTCCTGCAGCGCCTCGAGGCCGCGGTGCGCACGCACCTGGTGGCCGACGTGCCCGTCGGGTGTTTCTTGAGCGGCGGCGTGGACTCCAGCGTGATCGCCACCCTGGCGGCGCGGCACACCGGCGGCCGGCTGCAGACGTTCTCCGTCACGTTCGAGGATTCGCCGGAGGTGGACGAATCCCCGTACCAGAAACTGATGGTCGAGCGGCTCGGGACGGAGCATCACACGGTCCGGGCGCGCACGGACATGGCCGAATGGGTGCCCGCCATGGTGAAGGCCACCGACGAGCCCTTCGCGATCGCCTCCTTCATGCCGCTGTACCACCTTTCCCGGCTCACCCGGCAGCACGTGAAGGTCGTGCTGTCCGGCGACGGCGCGGATGAGCTCTTCGCGGGGTACAACACGCGCTATATCGAGGACGGGTACCGCCGGTGGCTGGGGCGGGCGGAGCGGGTGCTGCGCGGCGGCGGGGAGGACGCGATCTGGCGGAACCGCGGTCGGCGGCAGCGGGCCTGGCGGCGCGCCGACCTGGCCCGCCGCGCGGAGTTCGACCGGTTCCTGACCAGTTGCAGCCGCTTCCGGGATTTCGAGAAACGCGCACTGCTGCAGCCGGCGCTGCTCGGCGCGGCGGATGCGGCGTGGGGCGCGGGCCTCGCGGCCGCGTACGACGCCGGCCTGCCCACGGAACTGGATCGCAAGCTGCGTTTCGAGATGATGACCCTGCTGCCGGACGAGATGCTGACCAAGGTGGACCGGGCGACCAGCGCGTTCAGCCTGGAGGGCCGCGTCCCGTACCTGGACCGCGCGGTCGCCGAGCAGGCCTGGACTCTTCACCCCTCGGTGCACTGGAGCGAGGGTGTGGGGAAGCGGGTGCTCCGGAAGGCCGCGGAGAAGCTGCTGCCCCCGGAGATTCTCCGGCGCCCGAAGGGCGGGTTCAGCGTGCCCCTCTCGCGGTGGATCCGGGAGGACCGCTCCTTTGCGAGACCCGTGCTCCAGGCGCCGCTGGCGGCGTTCGACGAACTGGTTCGCCCGGAGGCCGTACGCGCCATGCTGGCGGCCCATGACAGCGGGCAGGGCGACCACGGCGAGCGCCTGTGGCTCCTGTGCGTGTTGAAAAGCTGGCTGGCCTCCGACCCGTTCCGGGCGCCCGGGCGCCCGGACGGCGGCGGCACCGGCAGGCTTGTGGCCGCCGGCGCGGTCGCATAA
- a CDS encoding NAD-dependent epimerase/dehydratase family protein produces the protein MDIKGKKIMVIGGAGLIGSHIVDQLLQTDVKEVVVYDNFVRGRMENLAGALKDPRCSVFPLGGDICQPDILDTAMKGVDGVFHLAALWLLHCHEYPQSAFDVNIRGTFNVIEACRRHTIQRLVYSSSASVYGDALEEPMTESHPFNCWTFYGATKIAGEAMLKAHHKRYGVKGVGLRYMNVYGPRQDYKGAYIAVMMKALDCIDRNEPPLVFGDGSQAYDFIHVADVARANLCAMASECPIGFFNVGRGVKTSVKELIEVLLKLTGKESLGINFKPATEYFVTNRVGCEKAAREKLGFEWKIDLEEGLQSLIEWRQAHMAEVEARRGAAGR, from the coding sequence ATGGACATCAAGGGCAAGAAGATCATGGTGATCGGCGGGGCGGGGCTGATCGGCAGCCACATCGTGGACCAGCTCCTGCAGACCGACGTGAAGGAAGTAGTCGTGTACGACAACTTCGTGCGCGGCCGGATGGAGAACCTGGCCGGGGCGCTGAAGGACCCGCGCTGCAGCGTGTTTCCGCTCGGCGGGGACATCTGTCAGCCGGACATCCTGGACACGGCGATGAAGGGCGTGGACGGCGTGTTCCACCTGGCGGCCCTGTGGCTGCTGCACTGCCACGAGTATCCGCAGTCGGCCTTCGACGTGAACATCCGCGGGACGTTCAACGTGATCGAGGCCTGTCGCCGGCATACTATCCAGCGGCTGGTCTACTCCTCCAGCGCGAGCGTGTACGGGGACGCCCTCGAGGAGCCGATGACGGAGAGCCACCCGTTCAACTGCTGGACCTTCTACGGCGCGACGAAGATCGCCGGCGAGGCGATGCTGAAGGCCCACCACAAGCGCTACGGGGTCAAGGGCGTGGGGCTGCGCTACATGAACGTCTACGGGCCGCGCCAGGACTACAAGGGCGCGTACATCGCGGTGATGATGAAGGCGCTGGACTGCATCGACCGCAACGAGCCGCCGCTGGTGTTCGGCGACGGGTCGCAGGCCTACGATTTCATCCACGTCGCGGACGTGGCGCGGGCGAACCTGTGCGCGATGGCGTCCGAGTGCCCGATCGGGTTCTTCAACGTTGGGCGGGGCGTGAAGACCTCGGTGAAGGAACTGATCGAGGTGTTGCTGAAGCTGACGGGCAAGGAGTCGCTGGGGATCAACTTCAAGCCGGCGACGGAGTACTTCGTGACCAACCGGGTCGGCTGTGAGAAAGCCGCGCGCGAGAAGCTGGGCTTCGAGTGGAAGATCGACCTGGAGGAGGGCCTCCAGTCGCTCATCGAGTGGCGCCAGGCCCACATGGCCGAGGTCGAGGCGCGGCGCGGCGCGGCCGGCCGGTAG
- a CDS encoding DegT/DnrJ/EryC1/StrS family aminotransferase — MNVPLLDLKAQYAGIKAEIEPVLREVVESQYFILGPKVQECEKAIAAYCACARAVGVTSGTDALLIALMAEGIGSGDEVITTPYTFFATAGSIARTGARPVFVDIDPETYNIDPAQIEAKITAKTRAIMPVHLYGQMADMDPIMEIAARRHLVVIEDAAQAIGSENKGRRAGSIGHYGCFSFFPSKNLGCFGDGGIVTTNDAARADKLGILRAHGSKPKYFHKIIGGNFRLDALQAAVVLVKLRHLDAWTAGRQANAKRYDKLFAAAGLAAKVKLPKVVANRHIFNQYVLRVPRRDDLQNFLKDKGIGTEVYYPVPMHLQECFAYLGHKKGDFPESEKAALETVALPIYPELADAQAAYVVDSIKEFLSA, encoded by the coding sequence ATGAACGTTCCCCTGTTGGACCTCAAAGCGCAGTACGCCGGGATCAAGGCCGAGATCGAGCCTGTCCTGCGCGAAGTCGTCGAGTCGCAGTATTTCATCCTCGGGCCGAAGGTCCAGGAATGCGAGAAGGCCATCGCGGCCTACTGCGCCTGCGCCCGCGCGGTCGGCGTGACCTCGGGCACGGACGCGCTGCTCATCGCCCTGATGGCCGAGGGCATCGGGTCGGGCGACGAGGTGATCACAACGCCCTACACCTTCTTCGCCACCGCGGGCTCGATCGCCCGGACGGGTGCGCGGCCGGTGTTCGTGGACATCGATCCCGAGACGTATAACATCGACCCGGCGCAGATCGAGGCGAAGATCACCGCGAAGACGCGCGCGATCATGCCGGTGCATCTGTACGGGCAGATGGCGGACATGGACCCGATCATGGAGATCGCCGCCCGCCGCCACCTGGTCGTCATCGAGGACGCTGCGCAGGCGATCGGCTCGGAGAACAAGGGCCGGCGCGCGGGCTCGATCGGGCACTACGGCTGCTTCTCGTTCTTTCCCTCGAAGAACCTGGGCTGCTTCGGCGACGGCGGCATCGTGACGACGAACGACGCGGCGCGGGCGGACAAGCTCGGGATCCTTCGGGCGCACGGCTCGAAGCCGAAGTACTTCCACAAGATCATCGGCGGCAACTTCCGGCTGGACGCCCTGCAGGCGGCGGTCGTACTGGTCAAGCTGCGCCACCTCGACGCGTGGACGGCGGGCCGGCAGGCCAACGCGAAGCGGTACGACAAACTGTTCGCCGCCGCGGGCCTAGCGGCCAAGGTCAAGCTGCCGAAGGTCGTCGCCAACCGTCACATCTTCAACCAGTACGTCCTCCGCGTGCCTCGCCGCGACGATTTGCAGAACTTCTTGAAGGACAAGGGGATCGGCACGGAGGTCTACTACCCTGTTCCGATGCATCTTCAGGAGTGCTTCGCGTATCTCGGACACAAGAAGGGCGATTTCCCCGAAAGCGAAAAGGCCGCGCTCGAGACCGTGGCGCTGCCCATCTATCCCGAACTGGCGGACGCCCAGGCGGCGTACGTGGTGGACAGCATCAAGGAATTCCTGTCGGCCTAG
- the asnB gene encoding asparagine synthase (glutamine-hydrolyzing): protein MCGITGFCNLDGAPASPEVLARMVARMAHRGPDGEGVYTDGPAGLGHRRLAIIDLTDAGREPMTTADGRYTLTYNGEIYNFEALRRELQAAGRTFQSRTDAEVALQAYAEWGEDALLKFNGMFALAIWDRVRRELFLARDRFGIKPLYYSLRPGVFLFGSEVKPLLAHPACRTELDREALLEYFTFQNLFTDRTWFAGVRLLPPGMSLRVTAGGAGRPRRYWDFSFEEPERPADKRAYEEELDRLFRQAVRRQLVSDVDVGSYLSGGMDSGSVTAIAAEQLPYLKTFTCGFDLRSASGIELSFDERAKAEHLSYLLRTEHYEMVLKAGDMERIFPKLMWHLEDPRVGQSYPNYYAAKLAGRFVKVVLSGGGGDELFGGYPWRYYRAAVNDDFEHYIDKYYRYWQRLIPNKDIREVFDPVWPDVQHVWTRDIFRDVFSRRPSALARPEDYVNCSMYFEIKTFLHGLLLVEDKLSMAHGLETRLPFLDNDLVDFAMRLPVNLKLGNLREVVRLNENEPGYKTARYFDKTRDGKLLLRDVMKRYVPDSTAEGVKQGFSAPDASWFKGESMDYVRRRLFSPGTRVYDYLARDKVQALVTEHLEGRQNRRLLIWSLLCFEAWLDCFLPK, encoded by the coding sequence ATGTGCGGTATAACGGGATTCTGCAATCTGGACGGCGCGCCGGCCTCGCCGGAGGTTTTGGCCCGGATGGTGGCGCGCATGGCGCACCGCGGTCCGGACGGGGAGGGGGTCTATACCGACGGGCCGGCGGGCCTGGGGCACCGCCGCCTCGCGATCATCGACCTGACGGACGCGGGCCGGGAGCCGATGACCACGGCGGACGGCCGCTACACCCTGACATACAACGGCGAGATCTATAACTTTGAGGCCTTGCGCCGGGAACTGCAGGCCGCGGGGCGGACTTTCCAATCGCGCACCGATGCGGAAGTGGCCTTGCAGGCGTACGCGGAGTGGGGCGAGGACGCCCTGCTGAAGTTCAACGGCATGTTTGCGCTGGCGATCTGGGACCGGGTGCGGCGGGAGCTGTTCCTGGCGCGCGACCGCTTCGGCATCAAGCCGCTCTACTACAGCCTCCGGCCCGGCGTGTTCCTGTTCGGCTCGGAGGTGAAGCCGCTTCTGGCCCATCCCGCCTGCCGGACGGAGCTCGATCGCGAAGCGCTGCTGGAGTATTTCACTTTTCAGAACCTGTTCACGGACCGGACGTGGTTCGCCGGGGTCCGCCTGTTGCCGCCGGGCATGAGCCTGCGGGTGACGGCGGGGGGCGCCGGCCGGCCGCGGCGCTACTGGGATTTCTCCTTCGAGGAGCCGGAACGCCCGGCCGACAAGCGGGCGTACGAGGAGGAGTTGGACCGCCTGTTCCGGCAGGCCGTGCGTCGCCAACTCGTCAGCGACGTGGACGTGGGCTCCTATCTTAGCGGGGGCATGGATTCGGGTTCGGTCACGGCCATCGCCGCGGAGCAGCTCCCGTACCTGAAGACGTTCACGTGCGGGTTCGATCTCCGGTCGGCCTCCGGCATCGAGCTGTCCTTCGACGAGCGGGCGAAGGCGGAACACCTGTCCTACCTGTTGCGCACCGAGCACTACGAGATGGTCCTGAAGGCGGGCGACATGGAGCGCATCTTCCCGAAGCTGATGTGGCACCTGGAAGACCCCCGCGTGGGCCAGAGCTATCCCAACTACTATGCCGCCAAGCTGGCGGGCCGGTTCGTCAAGGTGGTCCTTTCCGGGGGGGGCGGGGACGAGCTCTTCGGCGGCTACCCGTGGCGCTATTACCGGGCCGCCGTCAACGACGACTTCGAGCACTACATCGACAAGTACTACCGGTACTGGCAGCGGCTGATCCCCAACAAGGACATCCGCGAGGTATTCGATCCGGTCTGGCCCGACGTGCAGCACGTGTGGACACGGGACATCTTCCGCGATGTCTTCAGCCGGCGCCCGTCCGCGCTGGCCCGGCCCGAGGACTACGTCAATTGTTCCATGTACTTCGAGATCAAGACGTTCCTGCACGGCCTGCTGCTCGTGGAGGACAAGTTGAGCATGGCGCACGGGCTGGAGACGCGGCTTCCCTTCCTGGACAACGACCTGGTGGATTTCGCGATGCGCCTGCCCGTGAACCTGAAGCTGGGCAACCTGCGCGAAGTCGTGCGGCTGAACGAAAACGAACCCGGGTACAAGACGGCGCGCTACTTCGACAAGACGCGCGACGGCAAGCTCCTGCTGCGCGACGTGATGAAGCGCTACGTGCCGGATTCGACCGCCGAGGGCGTCAAGCAGGGCTTCTCGGCGCCGGATGCCAGCTGGTTCAAGGGGGAGAGCATGGACTACGTGCGGCGCCGCCTGTTCTCGCCGGGCACGCGGGTTTACGACTACCTGGCCCGCGACAAGGTGCAGGCGCTGGTGACGGAGCACCTGGAGGGCCGGCAGAACCGCCGGCTGCTCATCTGGTCGTTGCTGTGTTTCGAGGCTTGGCTGGATTGTTTTCTTCCGAAATGA